The Mixophyes fleayi isolate aMixFle1 chromosome 1, aMixFle1.hap1, whole genome shotgun sequence genome includes a region encoding these proteins:
- the TMEM267 gene encoding transmembrane protein 267, whose translation MASEMEKADALLHTFSTASVVSSLGLGLFCFLADRVQQAAFIQQNDWLRSMSDNATHGVIGMWSWAIVIGLRKRSDFCEVLLAGFFASVIDLDHFFLSGSFSLKAALNLPQRPPLHCSTLIPIVALALKFVMQLLRLKDSWCFLPWMLFMSWTSHHVRDGIRHGLWLCPFGKTAPLPYWLYVAITASLPNLCSLIMYLTGTREMMTKKHGIHIDV comes from the exons ATGGCTTCAGAGATGGAGAAGGCTGATGCCCTCCTACATACATTCAGCACTGCGTCTGTGGTGTCCAGCTTAGGGTTGGGCCTCTTCTGCTTCTTGGCAGACAGAGTGCAGCAAGCGGCTTTCATCCAGCAGAATGATTGGCTGAGATCCATGTCTGACAATGCAACACACGGAGTGATTGGCATGTGGTCCTGGGCCATCGTTATCGGCCTGAGGAAGAGAAGTGACTTCTGTGAAGTTCTCCTTGCCGGATTCTTTGCTAGTGTCATTGACTTGGATCACTTCTTCCTGTCTGGTTCTTTCTCATTAAAG GCCGCTCTTAACCTACCTCAGCGTCCTCCTCTTCACTGTTCCACATTGATCCCAATCGTGGCCCTCGCCCTGAAGTTTGTGATGCAGCTCCTGAGGTTGAAGGACTCCTGGTGTTTTCTGCCTTGGATGTTGTTCATGTCTTGGACTTCTCACCATGTCCGCGATGGCATCCGTCATGGACTTTGGCTTTGCCCGTTTGGAAAGACTGCCCCGCTTCCGTATTGGCTATATGTGGCCATCACCGCCTCACTGCCAAATCTGTGTTCACTTATCATGTACCTGACTGGAACCAGAGAAATGATGACCAAAAAGCACGGAATACATATTGATGTCTAA